The following are encoded in a window of Candidatus Zixiibacteriota bacterium genomic DNA:
- a CDS encoding SAM-dependent chlorinase/fluorinase, with product MGTIALLTDYGLNDGFVGMLKGAIKTVAPATDIIDITHHINSFDIRSAAFLLEKSYRYFPPATVFLVVVDPGVGTERRLLAAAAGGYTFVAPDNGVLSSVLAQFDKKTVHSVGNEVLSPQSVGATFHGRDIMAPIAAQLAQGTPLSGVGPMISSYAILPQPSLLRNDRGVIGEIVYVDKFGNLISNITRRDLPSGVAPEHLRCTIGPARDIQFVASYAAAVDLAAIISGFDTVEIFVNQGSAAARFAKPVGMTLAVEAVA from the coding sequence GTGGGCACGATTGCGCTCCTGACCGACTACGGCCTCAACGACGGTTTCGTCGGTATGCTCAAGGGCGCCATCAAGACTGTTGCACCCGCGACCGACATCATCGACATCACCCATCACATCAACTCCTTTGATATCCGCTCGGCAGCCTTTCTGCTCGAAAAGTCGTATCGCTACTTTCCGCCCGCGACCGTCTTTCTGGTCGTCGTCGATCCCGGCGTCGGTACCGAGCGCCGCCTCCTCGCCGCTGCCGCCGGCGGCTACACTTTCGTCGCCCCCGACAACGGTGTCCTCAGTTCCGTGCTTGCGCAGTTTGATAAAAAAACCGTTCATTCCGTCGGCAATGAAGTTCTCTCTCCGCAATCCGTGGGCGCCACGTTTCATGGCCGCGATATCATGGCGCCGATCGCCGCGCAACTGGCGCAGGGAACACCGCTCTCCGGAGTCGGCCCGATGATCAGTTCGTATGCCATCCTCCCGCAGCCCAGCCTGCTGCGCAACGATCGCGGCGTTATCGGTGAAATCGTTTACGTCGACAAGTTCGGCAATCTCATCAGCAACATCACCCGCCGTGATCTGCCTTCGGGCGTCGCGCCCGAGCATCTGCGCTGCACCATTGGCCCGGCGCGCGATATCCAGTTCGTCGCCAGCTATGCCGCCGCCGTCGACCTCGCCGCGATCATCTCCGGTTTTGACACCGTGGAAATATTTGTCAACCAGGGCAGCGCCGCTGCGCGCTTTGCCAAGCCCGTCGGAATGACCCTTGCAGTTGAGGCTGTTGCATGA
- a CDS encoding divalent-cation tolerance protein CutA: protein MSQPVIVHSTCADETKARQVALALVEQRIAACVNIVPGVTSIYRWEDKINTDSEFLLIIKSQKDHVPSIRQVLQELSGYDVPEVIAMDIIDGSAHYLDWLIAETRQQTPENTSE from the coding sequence ATGAGTCAGCCCGTGATTGTGCATTCGACCTGCGCCGATGAGACTAAGGCGCGCCAGGTCGCCCTGGCCCTGGTCGAGCAACGCATCGCCGCCTGCGTCAATATCGTTCCCGGCGTCACCTCGATCTATCGCTGGGAGGACAAGATCAACACCGATTCCGAGTTTCTGCTGATCATCAAGTCGCAGAAGGATCACGTCCCCTCAATCCGGCAAGTCCTCCAGGAACTCTCCGGCTATGATGTCCCCGAGGTGATCGCGATGGACATCATCGACGGCTCGGCGCACTACCTCGACTGGCTGATTGCCGAGACGCGCCAGCAGACCCCGGAAAACACCTCGGAGTGA